From one Bacteroides fragilis NCTC 9343 genomic stretch:
- a CDS encoding glycoside hydrolase family protein, translated as MISDTTIRKLVDYISLNACSVNSSGLYNGKSGISLALFETAKCLQDTEIEDKAFSLFQESLIRKTNDYGFENGMSGIGYVLIYLITNKLIDADFEDLFGDQREAIIKHFENIDKQPDKLLVSYKIIYFLFVLDKLQKQDERIYSIIEKIFQGLELYLSLQFFDWKNIYYINSKDYVLQMYEAYLKLVDFCNYKYFSKSLMDSYVTLYSEGRIASSLVRGYYLHSIITKNNMVGFNDVIRDHIRYGQKNINPAILFLDQKINLTGIIENADENRVKIQRIEMDLFEESLERIKRMVRPNCIHVGYQYGLARYLGFCANKKFPLL; from the coding sequence AACCATACGAAAACTTGTTGATTATATCTCACTGAATGCCTGCTCTGTCAACTCTTCCGGTCTTTACAACGGAAAGTCAGGAATCTCTTTAGCGTTATTTGAAACTGCTAAATGTTTGCAAGATACTGAAATTGAAGATAAAGCTTTCAGCCTATTCCAAGAATCTTTAATAAGAAAAACAAATGATTATGGCTTTGAAAATGGTATGTCCGGAATAGGATATGTCCTTATTTATCTAATAACAAATAAATTAATTGATGCCGATTTTGAAGATTTGTTTGGAGACCAACGCGAAGCAATAATCAAACATTTTGAAAACATTGACAAGCAGCCGGATAAGCTGTTAGTTTCATATAAAATTATTTATTTTTTATTTGTCTTGGATAAATTACAAAAGCAAGATGAGAGAATATATTCAATTATTGAGAAAATATTTCAAGGACTGGAACTTTATTTATCACTTCAGTTTTTCGATTGGAAAAATATTTATTACATAAATAGTAAAGATTATGTATTACAAATGTATGAGGCTTATTTAAAGTTGGTCGATTTTTGCAATTATAAATATTTTTCAAAATCATTGATGGATAGTTACGTTACATTATATAGTGAGGGAAGAATTGCGAGTTCACTCGTTAGGGGGTATTATTTACATAGTATCATTACTAAAAATAATATGGTCGGGTTTAATGATGTAATAAGAGATCATATTAGATATGGACAAAAGAATATTAATCCAGCTATTCTCTTTTTGGACCAAAAGATAAATTTAACGGGAATCATAGAAAACGCTGATGAAAATCGTGTAAAAATTCAGCGTATAGAAATGGATTTGTTTGAAGAAAGTTTAGAAAGGATAAAAAGAATGGTTCGTCCCAATTGTATACATGTTGGATATCAATATGGATTGGCCCGTTATCTTGGCTTTTGCGCGAATAAAAAATTTCCTTTACTTTAA
- a CDS encoding glycosyltransferase family 2 protein — MCEISVVMPVYNAEMHIKDAIESVLEQSFVDFEFILIDDGSTDHTSSIIQSYNDKRVRLIQNSHNFIESLNLGIENSLGKYMARMDGDDIMHIDRLKIQYAIMQEYPDVTVCGTWMNSIGTYSQTNGLLSTLSGWVEQPLLKFTKGNFLFHPTTMIRMDFLKKNALKYENYPYAEDFKFWVEIAKSGGRFYIDSQPLLYYRISDSQVSSQKSSEQRATTESIINEVLEYLMELNKNEYPELAAAYGDLCKLYEKQLLTKCEVLTLFQTLFSKNEKKLNL, encoded by the coding sequence ATGTGTGAGATATCTGTTGTAATGCCTGTCTATAATGCCGAAATGCATATAAAAGATGCGATAGAAAGCGTCTTAGAGCAATCTTTTGTGGATTTTGAGTTCATCCTCATAGACGATGGTTCTACTGACCACACGTCTTCTATTATTCAGTCATATAATGATAAAAGAGTACGTCTTATTCAGAACAGTCATAATTTTATAGAGTCATTGAACCTTGGAATAGAGAATTCTTTAGGAAAGTATATGGCTCGCATGGATGGAGATGATATAATGCATATCGATAGACTAAAAATTCAATATGCGATTATGCAAGAATATCCGGATGTAACTGTTTGTGGAACTTGGATGAACAGTATTGGAACATATTCACAAACGAATGGTCTATTGAGTACCTTGAGTGGGTGGGTTGAACAACCACTGTTAAAATTTACAAAGGGAAATTTCTTATTTCATCCCACTACTATGATAAGGATGGATTTTTTGAAAAAGAATGCATTAAAATATGAGAACTACCCTTATGCCGAAGATTTTAAATTTTGGGTGGAGATAGCAAAGTCAGGAGGGAGATTTTATATTGACAGTCAACCATTACTCTATTACCGGATATCAGACAGTCAGGTCAGTAGCCAAAAAAGTAGTGAGCAAAGAGCAACAACAGAGTCTATAATTAATGAGGTTTTGGAATATCTGATGGAACTCAATAAAAATGAATATCCGGAATTGGCAGCAGCTTATGGTGATTTATGTAAGTTGTACGAAAAACAATTACTTACTAAATGTGAAGTATTAACTTTATTTCAAACTTTATTTTCAAAGAATGAAAAGAAGTTGAACCTATAA